Proteins encoded by one window of Cyanobium sp. NS01:
- a CDS encoding co-chaperone YbbN: MSTAVSVVHLTDANFDAEVIACSEAVLVDVWAQWCGPCRLMAPLMDWAASDYAGRLKVGKLEADPNPGSRDRLQVQGLPTLVLFKAGAPVARHEGAMAKAQLKAFLDAHL, translated from the coding sequence GTGTCCACTGCCGTGTCCGTCGTTCATCTCACCGACGCCAACTTCGACGCTGAAGTGATCGCCTGCAGCGAGGCGGTGCTGGTGGATGTCTGGGCCCAGTGGTGCGGCCCCTGCCGTCTGATGGCACCGCTGATGGACTGGGCTGCCAGCGACTACGCCGGCCGCCTCAAGGTGGGCAAGCTCGAGGCCGATCCCAACCCCGGCAGCCGCGACCGCCTGCAGGTGCAGGGCCTGCCGACCCTGGTGCTGTTCAAGGCCGGCGCCCCGGTGGCTCGCCATGAGGGCGCCATGGCCAAGGCCCAGCTCAAGGCCTTCCTGGATGCCCATCTCTGA
- a CDS encoding biotin--[acetyl-CoA-carboxylase] ligase gives MSGWQIRRLPVCASTEWELDRWLRHSPPGPQGPDPWRAVVARRQRHGQGQRGRPWCAPAGGVWLSAAFPWPGASRAPANLPLALAVGLARELEGLGLPVRIKWPNDLLVHGGKLAGLLPRQRWRGGRLLWAQAGIGLNGTNRVPPGAVSVAQALARSGGRRGPGPGRWHPQACPRRLEARVWSALRWAMAQAGEAELVRDQAEQRLWQPPEGVLVGEEPWQVAGLELDGRLRLQRGVALTWLSRSF, from the coding sequence GTGAGCGGCTGGCAGATCCGGCGGCTGCCCGTGTGCGCCAGCACCGAGTGGGAGCTGGATCGCTGGCTGCGGCACAGCCCCCCCGGCCCCCAGGGCCCCGATCCGTGGCGGGCCGTGGTAGCGAGGCGGCAGCGCCACGGCCAGGGGCAGAGGGGGCGGCCCTGGTGCGCGCCCGCTGGCGGGGTGTGGCTCAGTGCCGCCTTCCCCTGGCCTGGAGCGTCGCGGGCGCCGGCCAACCTGCCCCTGGCTCTGGCCGTGGGCCTGGCGCGGGAGCTGGAAGGACTGGGTCTGCCGGTGCGGATCAAGTGGCCGAACGATCTGCTCGTGCATGGCGGCAAGCTGGCGGGCCTGCTGCCGCGCCAGCGCTGGCGTGGGGGCCGCCTGCTCTGGGCCCAGGCCGGCATCGGCCTCAACGGCACCAACCGGGTGCCGCCCGGGGCGGTCTCGGTGGCTCAGGCTCTGGCCCGATCAGGAGGGCGGCGGGGACCAGGCCCCGGCCGCTGGCATCCCCAGGCCTGCCCCAGACGACTGGAGGCGAGGGTGTGGAGCGCGCTTCGCTGGGCCATGGCCCAGGCGGGTGAAGCGGAACTGGTGCGGGACCAGGCCGAACAGCGGCTCTGGCAGCCGCCCGAGGGAGTGCTGGTGGGGGAGGAGCCGTGGCAGGTGGCCGGTCTGGAGCTGGATGGTCGCCTGCGGCTGCAGAGGGGGGTGGCCCTCACCTGGCTCAGCCGTAGCTTCTGA
- a CDS encoding M23 family metallopeptidase, with protein sequence MARLFHLHLLPAALVTGGTLIGLVGLGIAQERSPADAAAPSQAPTASEAPAAAAGAAATSSEAGSAAGAEPRAGRPLRRPPTPAAAVPAPRSVPPASARDSPPAASFDSSLDALVREGVVTPAERERVRSGSRAIPFNSPANVQACSSGALSAQECRRGVVVRGWGRPGSSTSASGGLLGGDAGSGITGAGQRLIGGAPLTTPLTVPVAALLAGSGGGFRLADVFAVTPRPSPIGGNGNRRLLFPLIGSAVTSSGFGFRVHPVLGSWLMHAGRDLAAPEGTPVVASLSGQVISSGVAGGYGLAIEIEHERPRRRTLYGHLSELYVKPGDRVRQGEVIGRVGSTGLSTGPHLHFELRLPADGGWLAVDPGDLDPGRAAGGSDAIALLMGQLLQSLERPVAPLAPAPPAG encoded by the coding sequence ATGGCACGTCTGTTCCACCTCCATCTCCTTCCTGCCGCCCTGGTGACGGGTGGAACCCTGATCGGGCTGGTGGGCCTGGGGATCGCCCAGGAGCGATCCCCAGCCGATGCGGCGGCGCCCTCCCAGGCCCCCACGGCCTCAGAGGCTCCTGCCGCCGCCGCCGGCGCCGCCGCCACCTCCTCTGAGGCCGGGAGCGCTGCCGGGGCGGAGCCTCGAGCCGGGCGGCCGCTGCGCCGCCCGCCCACCCCCGCTGCCGCAGTCCCGGCACCTCGCTCCGTGCCCCCTGCCTCAGCGCGGGACTCCCCTCCAGCGGCCAGCTTCGACAGCTCCCTCGATGCCCTCGTACGCGAGGGCGTTGTCACCCCGGCCGAACGGGAGCGGGTGCGTTCCGGCAGCCGCGCCATCCCGTTCAACAGCCCCGCGAATGTCCAGGCCTGCAGCAGCGGCGCTCTCTCAGCCCAGGAGTGCCGCCGGGGCGTGGTGGTGCGGGGCTGGGGTCGCCCTGGCAGCAGCACGTCGGCCTCCGGCGGCCTTCTTGGCGGCGACGCCGGCAGCGGCATCACCGGAGCCGGACAACGGCTGATCGGCGGGGCCCCGCTCACCACGCCGCTCACGGTCCCCGTGGCGGCCCTGCTGGCCGGCAGCGGCGGCGGCTTCCGCCTTGCCGATGTGTTCGCGGTCACGCCCCGCCCCTCGCCGATCGGTGGCAACGGCAATCGCCGTCTGCTCTTTCCCCTGATCGGTTCGGCCGTCACCAGCAGTGGTTTCGGCTTCCGCGTCCACCCCGTGCTGGGCAGCTGGCTGATGCACGCCGGCCGTGACCTGGCGGCGCCGGAGGGCACGCCTGTGGTGGCCTCCCTCAGCGGCCAGGTGATCAGCAGCGGCGTGGCAGGCGGTTACGGCCTGGCCATCGAGATCGAACATGAGCGCCCCAGGCGGCGCACGCTCTACGGGCATCTCAGCGAGCTCTACGTGAAGCCCGGCGATCGGGTGCGGCAGGGGGAGGTGATCGGCCGGGTGGGCAGCACGGGCCTCAGCACTGGCCCTCACCTGCATTTCGAGCTGCGGCTACCCGCCGATGGCGGCTGGCTGGCGGTGGATCCCGGCGATCTCGACCCTGGCCGGGCCGCCGGCGGCAGCGATGCCATCGCCCTGTTGATGGGCCAGCTGCTGCAGAGCCTGGAGCGGCCCGTCGCCCCCCTGGCCCCTGCCCCTCCAGCGGGCTAG
- a CDS encoding aminotransferase class I/II-fold pyridoxal phosphate-dependent enzyme, with the protein MPISERLAQLGSGVFARNDRRKSAYSLRAAAADSGLEPLLDLSLGSTDLLPPPEAIAAMQRVLDAPSSAAYCLHHATLPFREAAAAWAQRRFGVSVDPQREVLLLVGSQEGTAHLPLAVLNPGDAALLLDPYYPSHLGGLQLASARPQLLRLDAASGWRPDFERVSTAEWEALKLMVLGFPHNPTATTGEQAWVDAAMHKALRHDVVLAHDNPYVDLALDGEAPALLRHPGWRSHGIEFFSLSKSWCLGGFRLAFAIGAEWLITALRQLKGVVDFNQSLALQAGAIAALEQAPHWPAQLGRTYRQRRDHMAAALEAVGWPVRRPSMALYLWLALPPQWQSQSGEDQGEGSEAFCAALLQATGVALTPGNGFGPGGEGWARLALVHPTEQLQQGAARIGTWLAAGAPR; encoded by the coding sequence ATGCCCATCTCTGAGCGCCTGGCCCAGCTGGGAAGTGGCGTCTTCGCCCGCAACGACCGACGCAAGAGCGCCTACAGCCTGAGGGCCGCCGCTGCCGACAGCGGCCTGGAGCCCCTGCTCGATCTCTCCCTGGGATCCACCGATCTGCTGCCGCCGCCCGAGGCGATCGCGGCGATGCAGCGCGTCCTCGACGCCCCCTCGAGTGCGGCCTATTGCCTGCACCACGCCACGCTGCCCTTCCGGGAGGCCGCCGCGGCCTGGGCGCAGCGGCGTTTCGGGGTGTCCGTCGATCCGCAGCGCGAAGTGCTGCTGCTGGTGGGATCCCAGGAGGGCACGGCCCACCTTCCCTTGGCGGTGCTGAATCCCGGCGATGCCGCCCTGCTGCTCGACCCCTACTACCCCTCCCACCTGGGGGGCCTGCAGCTCGCCTCGGCCCGGCCCCAGCTGTTGCGCCTCGATGCAGCCAGCGGCTGGCGTCCCGATTTCGAGCGGGTGTCCACCGCCGAGTGGGAGGCCCTCAAGCTGATGGTGCTGGGGTTCCCCCACAACCCCACGGCCACCACCGGGGAGCAGGCCTGGGTGGATGCGGCCATGCACAAGGCCCTGCGCCACGACGTGGTGCTGGCCCATGACAACCCCTACGTGGACCTGGCCCTCGACGGGGAGGCCCCGGCCCTGCTGCGCCACCCGGGCTGGCGCAGCCATGGCATCGAGTTCTTTTCCCTCTCCAAGAGCTGGTGCCTGGGGGGCTTCAGGCTGGCCTTCGCCATCGGTGCCGAGTGGCTGATCACCGCGTTGAGGCAGCTCAAGGGGGTGGTGGATTTCAACCAGTCCCTCGCCCTGCAGGCCGGGGCGATCGCCGCCCTGGAGCAGGCCCCCCACTGGCCGGCCCAGCTGGGCCGGACCTACCGCCAGCGACGCGACCACATGGCCGCGGCCCTGGAAGCTGTGGGCTGGCCGGTGCGCCGCCCCAGCATGGCCCTGTATCTGTGGCTGGCCCTGCCGCCCCAATGGCAGAGCCAGTCAGGCGAGGACCAGGGCGAGGGCTCAGAAGCCTTCTGTGCCGCCCTGCTGCAGGCCACCGGGGTGGCCCTCACCCCCGGCAACGGCTTTGGCCCCGGTGGTGAGGGCTGGGCCCGCTTGGCCCTGGTCCACCCCACGGAACAGCTGCAGCAGGGCGCCGCCCGCATCGGCACCTGGCTGGCCGCCGGGGCGCCCCGGTGA